Proteins from a single region of Styela clava chromosome 1, kaStyClav1.hap1.2, whole genome shotgun sequence:
- the LOC120345667 gene encoding thrombospondin-1-like, translated as MPRECGKPCDDGKSEIEQVNRSPWSDWTVCSVSCGKGEQMRVRICLDNSCEVPERQHRECGKPCDDRKREIQHGLGAWSPWSDWSACSVSCGKGEQTRIRVNSANSFTMLKIMPRECGKPCDDEKSEIGSTVLKSFDLSMFGLTS; from the exons ATGCCGAGAGAATGCGGAAAACCATGCGATGATGGAAAAAGTGAAATAGAACAAG TAAATCGGTCACCTTGGAGCGATTGGACCGTATGCTCGGTGTCGTGCGGCAAAGGTGAACAAATGAGAGTTCGTATCTGTCTTGACAATAGTTGTGAGGTGCCTGAAAGGCAGCATAGAGAATGTGGAAAACCATGCGATGATAGAAAAAGGGAAATACAACACG GCTTAGGAGCTTGGTCACCATGGAGCGATTGGTCGGCGTGTTCGGTATCCTGTGGAAAAGGTGAACAAACGAGAATCCGCGTTAATAGTGCCAATAGTTTTACAATGCTGAAAATTATGCCGAGAGAATGCGGAAAACCATGCGATGATGAGAAAAGTGAAATAG GATCTACAGTTTTGAAGAGTTTCGATCTATCAATGTTTGGTCTTACATCTTGA